The following coding sequences lie in one Chlamydiales bacterium genomic window:
- the smc gene encoding chromosome segregation protein SMC, producing MKLKNVTILGFKSFADKTVLDFGSGIAAIVGPNGCGKSNIVDAFRWVLGEQSAKSIRGDKMYDLIFSGAGKRKALNVAEVTLTFDNEAKVLPIDYSEVSVTRRIYRSGESEYLINRKPVRLRDIESLFWDTGLGKDAYCIFEQGKIDHVIHDGPQERRLIFEEASGILRFKQRKRETLKKLEQVAENLARAEDIHHMVFEQKELLESQAKVARIYKESKTRLEFVEKQILMIKWYSCKREEASYLRESREITDRLQIVKESLASISEKEKSLKSSLKEKESALVDSKDKKNRIKANEELKRSLLGSEKKQREELFEREKRLLEDQLALKKKQESKLVEHLQIKEHFFSREKELEEIACCFKAAETQFITLKTEENPLRMRQKELQQELLKLAQSESKFQRELQEKRLRLETGQERCSYLRYDEERIQTQLKECLNNEKEKRDTFEALSKEIDVRKKDLITCIAEVAASEKRIKELNLQENELQKAHHEFSAKRKALLALKDDFEGISKGSKRLLQESKQKSSSLFGLIRPLYEMIHADSTFEKALGPLLRVYTETLVVESKEHLNRVLHFAKEQGIKEFSIFCLEDIDTRDVKQAHTLLEHITKEPIAKHFFASTQLAEESSLFAREGFELTSKEGYFLDHKKVLFFPVSGEKNTFLREARVKEFEKEIQLLQEKLSSIAVEIREHNTKKEDVIQKKGLFEKELRQLEMKLVEANFGLQRVLSDKERFNRDLQNNIQEKKKLEDSLEEVSRLLLKWIDQEADVKHVFDDKSKQFQALEDALNALQEDLKSKEVDLKSKENLFKKSEEERQNYKRSIDIFSVTQKEHVEQEERLVNDLQAICSRKDAFKETIKGLEEEITLLKVSLVEQEGVFQLLKQELDAQNILCKEVEKELKLFNERQKKEEEQIHQLQLHLVQEQATRTSIEEQMQGMGMELESLDQESILDEKNIQELQKESGSLKEMLAKEKDVNLAAIDEYEKQKEQEQFLNGQLLDLKASKDELMKIIAKLDDESLKLFTNTFNLIRDNFKKNFQLLFEGGDADLRLTNHQDPLESGVDIIAKPPGKEMRSILLLSGGEKCLTALALLFAIFEVKPSAFCLLDEVDAPLDEMNVDRFTRMLRLFSSKTQFIVITHNKRTMSIADLLLGISMEEKGVSKLLSLEFEAAVSSCN from the coding sequence GTGAAGCTAAAAAATGTTACGATATTAGGATTTAAATCTTTTGCCGATAAGACGGTGTTGGATTTTGGCTCTGGAATAGCTGCAATCGTAGGTCCCAACGGGTGTGGAAAATCCAACATAGTGGACGCATTCAGATGGGTTTTGGGTGAGCAGTCTGCAAAGTCGATTCGTGGTGATAAGATGTACGATCTTATTTTCTCGGGGGCAGGAAAGAGAAAAGCGCTCAATGTTGCAGAAGTCACGCTTACTTTTGATAATGAAGCAAAAGTTTTACCCATAGATTATTCAGAAGTTTCTGTGACAAGACGCATTTACCGATCGGGCGAATCTGAATATTTGATTAATAGGAAACCTGTGCGCCTTCGAGACATTGAGAGCTTATTTTGGGATACAGGGCTTGGAAAGGATGCTTATTGTATTTTTGAGCAGGGAAAAATCGATCATGTGATTCATGATGGTCCACAAGAGCGAAGGCTTATTTTTGAAGAAGCTTCTGGTATTTTGCGCTTTAAGCAAAGAAAACGAGAAACGCTGAAGAAGTTAGAGCAAGTAGCAGAGAATTTAGCTCGTGCAGAAGATATTCACCATATGGTATTTGAGCAAAAAGAATTGCTTGAAAGTCAGGCAAAAGTTGCTCGTATTTACAAAGAGAGTAAGACGCGTCTTGAATTTGTTGAAAAGCAAATTTTAATGATTAAATGGTACTCTTGTAAAAGAGAAGAGGCTAGTTATTTAAGAGAAAGTAGAGAGATAACGGATCGTCTGCAAATTGTTAAAGAATCTCTTGCTTCTATTTCTGAGAAAGAGAAATCGTTAAAGTCTTCTTTAAAAGAAAAAGAGAGTGCTTTAGTTGATTCCAAAGATAAAAAAAATCGTATCAAAGCAAATGAAGAGTTAAAGCGATCCTTGCTTGGAAGTGAAAAAAAGCAAAGAGAGGAGCTTTTTGAGAGAGAAAAAAGGCTTTTAGAAGATCAACTTGCCTTGAAAAAGAAACAAGAAAGTAAGCTTGTAGAACACTTGCAGATTAAGGAGCACTTTTTTTCTCGAGAAAAAGAACTTGAAGAGATTGCGTGTTGTTTTAAAGCTGCAGAAACTCAGTTTATTACATTGAAAACAGAAGAAAATCCTCTTAGAATGCGTCAAAAAGAGCTGCAGCAAGAGCTTTTAAAGCTTGCTCAGAGTGAGAGTAAGTTTCAAAGAGAGTTACAAGAAAAGCGTCTTCGCTTGGAAACAGGACAAGAGAGGTGTTCTTATTTGCGCTATGATGAAGAGCGAATTCAAACACAACTTAAAGAGTGTTTAAATAATGAAAAAGAGAAAAGAGATACTTTTGAAGCCCTTTCTAAAGAAATTGATGTTAGAAAGAAAGATCTTATAACATGTATTGCAGAAGTTGCTGCGAGTGAAAAGAGGATAAAAGAGCTTAATCTGCAAGAAAATGAGTTGCAAAAAGCTCATCACGAATTTTCTGCCAAGAGAAAGGCTCTTTTGGCATTAAAAGATGATTTTGAAGGGATTTCTAAGGGTTCTAAAAGGCTTTTACAGGAATCAAAACAGAAGTCTTCTTCTTTATTTGGGCTTATTAGGCCTCTTTATGAAATGATTCATGCTGATAGCACTTTTGAAAAGGCTTTGGGGCCACTACTTCGGGTTTATACAGAGACGCTTGTTGTAGAAAGTAAAGAGCATTTGAATAGGGTCCTTCATTTTGCAAAAGAGCAGGGAATTAAAGAATTTTCCATCTTTTGTTTGGAAGATATAGATACGAGGGATGTAAAGCAAGCTCATACCCTTTTAGAGCATATTACAAAAGAGCCGATTGCAAAGCACTTTTTTGCATCTACACAGCTTGCAGAAGAGTCTTCTTTGTTTGCAAGAGAAGGCTTTGAGCTTACTTCTAAAGAAGGGTATTTCCTAGACCATAAAAAAGTGCTCTTTTTTCCAGTCTCTGGAGAGAAAAATACTTTTTTAAGAGAGGCTAGAGTAAAGGAATTTGAAAAGGAGATTCAGCTATTACAAGAAAAGCTGTCTTCTATAGCAGTAGAAATAAGAGAGCATAATACTAAAAAAGAAGATGTAATTCAAAAAAAGGGTTTATTTGAAAAAGAGCTTCGTCAGCTGGAAATGAAGCTTGTAGAGGCAAATTTTGGTTTGCAAAGAGTGCTCTCTGATAAGGAGCGTTTTAATAGGGATTTGCAAAACAACATACAAGAAAAGAAAAAGCTAGAAGATAGTTTGGAAGAAGTTTCTAGATTACTGCTCAAATGGATCGACCAAGAAGCAGATGTTAAACATGTGTTTGATGATAAGTCAAAACAGTTCCAAGCTTTAGAAGACGCTCTTAACGCACTTCAAGAGGATCTAAAGTCTAAAGAAGTTGATCTAAAATCTAAAGAAAACCTTTTTAAGAAAAGTGAAGAAGAGAGGCAAAATTATAAGCGTTCTATCGATATCTTTTCTGTAACCCAAAAAGAGCATGTGGAACAAGAAGAGCGTCTGGTAAATGATCTTCAAGCTATATGTAGCAGAAAAGATGCATTTAAAGAGACAATTAAGGGGTTGGAAGAAGAGATTACCTTATTAAAAGTATCGCTCGTAGAGCAAGAGGGTGTTTTTCAACTTTTAAAACAAGAGTTGGATGCACAAAATATCCTTTGTAAAGAGGTAGAAAAAGAACTTAAGCTTTTTAATGAAAGACAAAAGAAAGAGGAAGAACAAATTCACCAACTTCAATTGCATCTTGTTCAAGAGCAAGCAACGCGTACATCCATTGAAGAACAGATGCAAGGGATGGGTATGGAGTTAGAGAGTTTAGATCAAGAAAGTATTTTGGATGAGAAGAACATTCAAGAGCTGCAAAAAGAGAGTGGTAGCCTTAAAGAAATGCTTGCAAAAGAAAAAGATGTAAACCTTGCAGCAATTGATGAGTATGAAAAGCAAAAAGAGCAAGAGCAGTTTTTAAATGGACAGCTATTGGATTTAAAAGCATCTAAAGATGAGCTTATGAAGATTATTGCAAAACTGGATGATGAGAGTTTAAAACTATTTACAAATACCTTTAATTTGATACGTGATAATTTTAAAAAGAATTTTCAGCTATTGTTTGAGGGGGGAGATGCAGATTTGCGTCTTACCAACCATCAAGACCCTTTAGAATCGGGTGTGGATATTATAGCAAAACCCCCTGGAAAAGAGATGCGCTCTATTTTGCTTTTATCTGGTGGAGAAAAGTGTTTAACGGCTCTTGCACTACTTTTTGCAATTTTTGAAGTAAAACCTTCCGCATTTTGTTTGCTTGATGAAGTGGATGCACCGCTCGATGAAATGAATGTGGATCGATTTACACGTATGTTAAGGCTGTTTTCTTCCAAGACTCAGTTTATCGTGATTACCCACAATAAGAGAACCATGTCCATTGCAGATTTGCTTTTGGGTATTTCCATGGAGGAAAAAGGGGTTTCAAAATTATTATCACTAGAATTCGAAGCCGCCGTCAGCAGTTGTAATTAA
- a CDS encoding DEAD/DEAH box helicase has product MTLVVKEMEFSSQGAYQLLVSDTSLQKEYWIVLQFNDEDMLVDAICECSDQEDACVHILAAKKHVYNRSFHPLHVRFRNSLWNILCKNVALRIGTSSDNIIRVKPSAYECLSLTGKPLFSISALLPESKDWLEKNIHERVKETEKSSLKFSRISDEELLLWKEGRPAFKLAYELSFWCDLAKHLFLLQEGHANYAIQFVYSKHEVPKGIEAAFDAFLLFFYVAFTDLETCIPALLTVSSPLKVCASSYEKIDKILYDQENVRLVIERDLTDTYSVEFDKKDVVKSIPIGEWQYIPRQGFFMDEKDPVFSKNYVERDDIEDVLNKHIILIEKHLQGFNLYKDEIRPSYYIFFDGLDALHIQAYLKETGDLQRVNSQLFGSWIYLEDDGFYKVQDRKYLSLIIPKKYVGDFVSENKVWLDSKEGFQTHLTSVRANLNYILDESDVLRFFSEHDLENEKEEIKDFDKWIYIENKGFYAKHQEGLCFFIQNGMSIASKDISFFIHVHEDELEMVPGFFSSSSPIQTVQLKITLEKNLSIKITPSYLFATGYKLSDLKFFEDFVFVRGEGFSRTSLSIRLPFAYQQEKIIPKNERDFFLSTELEGLMPYIAFLDPRLQKPKELKLELHEFRKQDEGEFLIHFVYKTERGAVHCNDIWKALKRNERFLFTDVGLIDLQDMRFEWLLQFEKYQIQEACDLLCLSAFHVLKLQLFEEVRELFEEKSQHILWQEILHFQSSVPLDISSLKSTLRAYQEMGVKWLWFLYTQKLSGLLCDDMGLGKTHQAMALIAAISSHTGNRAKFLVACPTSVIFHWQEKLKMFLPHLRIFTLYGQNRDISLFEKDYDLLLTSYGILRVELKQLVKISFELTVFDEVQIAKNHQSLTHKALLALKAKMKLGLTGTPIENRLRELKSLFDLVMPSYMPSEDLFRELFVIPIEKLHETKPREQLNRFVKPFVLRRKKTDVLLELPEKTEEEAFAELLEDQERLYEQMLIQAKQTLSSELENDAKPIPYLSLFALLGKLKQICDHPAVFLKDPSRYKEFESGKWNLFVELLQEALDSEQKVVVFSHYLGMLDIMQTYFNEVGISFASIRGSTRNREEELRRFHEDPKCMVFLGSLQAVGLGVELTAASVVIHYDRWWNAARENQATDRVYRMGQKRGVQVFKLITKGTIEEHIAMLIQKKAGLMEDVIGTDDEALLKQLTREEWLSLFSITQS; this is encoded by the coding sequence ATGACATTAGTCGTAAAAGAGATGGAATTTTCAAGCCAGGGCGCCTATCAGCTGCTGGTATCGGACACATCTCTCCAGAAGGAATACTGGATAGTATTGCAATTTAATGATGAAGATATGCTTGTAGATGCAATTTGTGAATGCAGCGATCAAGAAGATGCTTGTGTACATATATTAGCTGCAAAAAAGCATGTTTATAATCGATCGTTTCATCCTCTTCATGTACGCTTTAGAAATTCACTATGGAATATTCTTTGTAAAAATGTGGCTCTTCGCATTGGCACTTCTTCTGACAATATAATACGAGTGAAGCCCTCAGCTTATGAATGCTTATCGCTTACAGGTAAACCGCTCTTTTCTATAAGTGCATTATTGCCAGAATCTAAAGATTGGCTAGAAAAGAATATACATGAGCGTGTCAAAGAGACGGAGAAGTCTTCCTTGAAGTTTTCGAGGATTTCTGATGAAGAGTTGTTGCTATGGAAGGAGGGAAGACCTGCCTTTAAACTTGCTTATGAGCTTTCTTTTTGGTGTGATCTTGCAAAGCATTTGTTTTTGCTTCAAGAGGGACATGCAAATTATGCTATTCAGTTTGTCTATTCTAAGCACGAAGTTCCAAAGGGCATAGAAGCTGCATTTGATGCGTTCTTGCTTTTTTTTTATGTTGCATTTACAGATTTAGAAACATGTATACCTGCGCTTTTAACAGTTTCGTCTCCTCTAAAGGTATGCGCAAGCTCTTATGAGAAAATCGATAAAATTTTATATGATCAAGAAAATGTTCGTTTAGTTATTGAAAGAGATTTAACAGACACGTATAGCGTGGAATTTGATAAAAAAGACGTGGTTAAAAGCATACCCATAGGAGAGTGGCAATACATTCCAAGACAGGGCTTTTTTATGGATGAAAAGGATCCTGTTTTTAGTAAAAATTATGTTGAAAGAGATGATATTGAAGATGTACTTAACAAGCATATAATTTTGATTGAAAAGCATTTACAAGGCTTTAATCTATACAAGGATGAGATAAGGCCTTCTTATTATATTTTTTTTGATGGTCTTGATGCACTGCATATTCAGGCTTATTTAAAAGAGACAGGAGATTTACAACGTGTAAATAGTCAGTTGTTTGGCTCTTGGATCTATTTAGAAGATGATGGATTTTATAAAGTTCAAGACAGGAAATATTTGAGTCTAATTATTCCTAAGAAATATGTGGGTGACTTTGTTAGCGAAAATAAAGTCTGGTTAGATTCAAAGGAAGGTTTCCAGACACATTTAACAAGTGTTAGGGCTAACTTAAATTATATCTTAGATGAGTCAGATGTACTTCGCTTTTTTTCTGAGCATGATTTGGAAAATGAAAAAGAAGAGATAAAAGATTTTGATAAATGGATTTATATAGAGAATAAAGGTTTTTATGCGAAGCATCAAGAAGGGCTCTGTTTTTTTATCCAAAATGGTATGAGCATTGCTTCAAAAGATATTTCATTTTTTATTCATGTGCATGAAGATGAATTAGAAATGGTTCCTGGTTTTTTTAGCTCGTCAAGTCCTATTCAAACAGTTCAATTAAAAATTACACTTGAGAAGAATTTATCTATAAAAATAACCCCTTCTTATCTGTTTGCAACAGGTTATAAGCTGTCTGATTTAAAATTTTTTGAGGATTTTGTTTTTGTAAGAGGTGAGGGATTTTCAAGGACTTCTCTTTCTATTCGACTGCCCTTTGCTTATCAGCAAGAAAAGATCATCCCTAAAAATGAAAGGGATTTTTTTCTGTCTACCGAGCTAGAGGGGCTTATGCCTTATATAGCGTTTTTGGATCCGAGATTACAAAAACCAAAAGAGCTTAAGTTAGAATTACATGAATTTAGAAAGCAAGATGAAGGGGAATTCCTTATTCATTTTGTATATAAGACAGAGCGTGGTGCTGTACACTGTAATGACATTTGGAAGGCTTTAAAAAGAAATGAGCGTTTTCTTTTTACAGATGTTGGGCTTATTGACCTGCAAGATATGCGCTTTGAGTGGCTTTTACAATTTGAGAAGTATCAAATTCAAGAGGCTTGTGATCTGCTATGTTTAAGTGCTTTCCATGTGCTCAAATTGCAACTTTTTGAAGAAGTTAGAGAGCTTTTTGAAGAGAAAAGTCAGCATATATTATGGCAAGAGATTTTGCATTTTCAAAGTAGTGTGCCACTCGATATTTCTTCGCTTAAAAGCACGTTGAGAGCTTATCAAGAGATGGGTGTTAAGTGGCTTTGGTTTTTGTATACGCAAAAGTTGTCAGGTCTTTTATGCGATGATATGGGTCTTGGAAAGACGCATCAGGCTATGGCCTTAATCGCTGCTATTAGCTCACATACAGGTAATAGAGCAAAATTTTTGGTTGCATGTCCAACATCCGTAATTTTTCACTGGCAAGAGAAGTTAAAGATGTTCTTGCCGCATTTGCGTATTTTTACGTTGTATGGGCAAAATAGGGATATAAGCCTATTTGAAAAGGATTATGATTTACTACTTACTTCTTATGGCATCTTGAGGGTTGAGCTTAAACAGCTTGTAAAAATATCTTTTGAGTTAACTGTATTTGATGAGGTGCAAATTGCAAAAAACCATCAAAGCTTAACTCACAAAGCTCTTCTTGCGCTAAAGGCCAAGATGAAGCTAGGGCTTACTGGAACACCTATTGAAAATCGCTTGAGGGAGCTAAAGTCTTTGTTTGATTTAGTCATGCCCTCTTACATGCCAAGTGAAGATCTTTTCCGAGAACTCTTTGTTATTCCTATTGAAAAATTGCATGAAACAAAGCCAAGAGAACAATTGAATCGCTTTGTTAAGCCCTTTGTGCTTAGAAGAAAAAAGACTGATGTGCTTCTTGAGCTTCCAGAAAAAACAGAAGAAGAGGCCTTTGCAGAGCTTTTGGAGGATCAAGAAAGGCTTTATGAGCAGATGCTCATTCAAGCAAAACAGACACTCTCTTCTGAATTGGAAAATGATGCAAAACCAATACCTTATCTTTCTCTTTTTGCACTCCTTGGAAAGCTTAAACAAATTTGCGATCATCCAGCAGTGTTTCTTAAGGATCCATCTCGCTATAAAGAGTTTGAGTCGGGTAAATGGAATTTATTTGTAGAGCTATTACAAGAAGCTTTGGATAGTGAACAGAAAGTTGTTGTATTTTCGCATTATCTTGGCATGTTAGATATTATGCAGACCTATTTTAATGAGGTAGGGATTAGTTTTGCATCGATTCGAGGGAGCACTAGAAATAGGGAGGAGGAACTTAGGCGTTTTCATGAGGATCCAAAGTGTATGGTATTTTTGGGATCCCTTCAAGCAGTAGGTCTTGGAGTAGAGCTTACTGCTGCAAGTGTTGTAATTCACTATGATCGCTGGTGGAATGCCGCAAGAGAAAACCAAGCAACGGACCGGGTCTATCGCATGGGTCAAAAACGAGGTGTTCAAGTTTTTAAACTTATAACAAAAGGCACAATTGAAGAGCATATTGCAATGCTTATTCAAAAGAAGGCAGGCCTTATGGAAGATGTAATTGGTACGGATGATGAGGCTCTTTTAAAACAACTTACAAGAGAAGAGTGGCTCTCTTTGTTTTCAATTACTCAGTCTTAG
- a CDS encoding Hsp70 family protein has translation MRIHSRYIIGIDLGTTNCSVAYVDTKNEHFSGKHIRTFLIPQLTMPGLIESKELLPSFCYLAGDQEFPKGSLELPWGVEKRNVVGYFAKDEGVKTPTKLVQSAKSWLCNASAYRREKILPPECFDVTRRLSPVEASALYLRHIIESWNASIAKGDLAAEFEEQDIILTVPASFDEVARVLTIEAAKMAGLSKVTLLEEPQAAFYSWICANEKSAITKFQENDVVLVVDIGGGTTDFSLIEVSVSSGNLGFQRMAVGNHLLLGGDNMDFALAHYLEGKINGKLDIEQQLQLTLLARNAKEEFFSLQAREKISLFFQGKGSKVISGSVGLDVKKEEVIDFLKEGFFKEEPFEEALKLKKKSGIRPLSLDFEAEPSILKHLAEFLHINKKVPTHVLFNGGSTKPELFRNAVLRSISQWFNVAVPEELVSTSLDLAVARGSAYFGRVQRGLGIKIKAGLARSYYLEIECKDTYENKEKKALALLVKGEEDGFIYESKHEFIAKAGSPISFQLMSSNVRLQDVSGDVLTIVPGDMLFLPPIQTVLRYGKSVGPIQVHLCAELTPIGIVQLWLQSVQSEHKWLLEFQIKSHEGKENAIDSLEKKRMDETHEVEHLQKAAWLLKEQFCRDPKNIVVELESVLGTPKQLWPPSVLRGLFDALLELKTDFFASIHREVRAWNLLGFFLRPGLGYPLDDFRIKELWKLILAEYKKQKPVDVVIQRWICYRRIAGGLNKGQQLQLASEVLPALFLQLEQKSASKNKMNPYEYAESLRLIASLECINLDQKVRLGNLLVKRVVEGKALDVDLWAIGRLGTRAHLTSSFIHAIPSKIVASWLETILDVKTMDFSAKVDLIEKLARKVERKELNMPEELISSILVQIAHHPCYERLYHLLKEVQSLELVEQEELFGDQLPPGLTLVLNGN, from the coding sequence ATGCGTATACATTCTCGCTATATCATAGGTATTGATCTTGGAACAACAAACTGTTCTGTTGCCTATGTGGATACGAAAAATGAGCATTTTTCCGGAAAACATATACGCACTTTTTTAATACCGCAATTAACAATGCCAGGGCTCATTGAGTCAAAAGAGCTCCTGCCTTCATTTTGTTACCTTGCAGGAGATCAAGAATTTCCAAAAGGCTCTTTAGAGCTTCCTTGGGGAGTTGAAAAAAGAAATGTTGTTGGATATTTTGCCAAGGATGAAGGGGTGAAAACCCCTACTAAGCTCGTGCAGTCGGCAAAAAGCTGGCTTTGTAATGCATCGGCTTACCGAAGAGAAAAAATTCTTCCTCCCGAGTGTTTTGATGTAACTAGACGCTTGAGCCCAGTAGAAGCAAGTGCTTTGTATCTGCGTCATATTATTGAGAGTTGGAATGCATCAATTGCAAAAGGAGATCTGGCAGCTGAGTTTGAAGAGCAAGATATTATATTGACAGTGCCTGCCTCTTTTGATGAAGTTGCAAGGGTACTTACAATAGAAGCTGCAAAAATGGCAGGGCTCTCTAAGGTTACACTTTTAGAGGAGCCACAAGCTGCATTTTATAGCTGGATTTGCGCTAATGAAAAAAGTGCAATCACCAAATTTCAAGAAAATGACGTTGTACTTGTTGTCGATATTGGCGGTGGAACTACAGATTTTAGCTTGATTGAAGTGAGTGTATCTTCTGGTAACTTGGGCTTTCAACGTATGGCTGTTGGTAATCATCTCTTACTTGGAGGTGATAATATGGATTTTGCTCTTGCTCATTATCTTGAAGGAAAAATTAATGGAAAATTGGATATAGAGCAACAGCTTCAGCTTACATTGCTTGCAAGAAATGCAAAAGAGGAATTTTTCTCTTTGCAAGCAAGGGAAAAAATCTCTCTGTTTTTTCAAGGAAAAGGCTCTAAAGTAATTTCTGGCAGTGTAGGCTTGGATGTAAAAAAAGAAGAGGTCATAGACTTTCTAAAAGAGGGTTTTTTTAAGGAAGAACCTTTTGAAGAGGCTTTGAAGTTAAAGAAAAAATCGGGTATTCGTCCTTTGAGCCTTGATTTTGAAGCAGAACCCTCCATTCTAAAGCATTTAGCAGAATTTCTTCATATAAATAAAAAAGTTCCAACGCATGTGCTTTTCAATGGAGGAAGCACAAAGCCAGAGCTTTTTAGGAATGCTGTTTTAAGATCTATTTCTCAATGGTTCAATGTAGCGGTTCCAGAAGAGCTTGTAAGTACAAGCTTGGATCTTGCTGTTGCAAGGGGATCTGCCTATTTTGGTCGGGTACAAAGAGGTCTTGGTATAAAAATTAAGGCAGGTCTTGCAAGGTCTTATTATTTAGAAATTGAGTGCAAAGATACATATGAAAATAAAGAAAAAAAGGCTTTAGCATTGCTTGTAAAAGGAGAAGAAGATGGTTTTATTTATGAATCAAAGCATGAGTTTATTGCAAAAGCAGGCTCTCCTATTAGTTTTCAGCTGATGAGTTCTAATGTGCGACTGCAAGATGTGTCGGGAGATGTTTTAACAATTGTTCCTGGAGATATGCTTTTTTTGCCACCTATCCAAACAGTACTTCGCTATGGAAAAAGTGTTGGGCCCATTCAAGTGCATTTGTGTGCAGAGCTTACTCCAATTGGTATCGTACAGCTTTGGTTACAATCAGTGCAATCTGAGCATAAATGGCTTTTAGAATTTCAGATAAAAAGTCATGAGGGAAAAGAGAATGCAATAGATTCTCTTGAGAAAAAAAGAATGGACGAAACGCATGAAGTAGAACATTTACAAAAGGCTGCTTGGCTTCTTAAAGAGCAATTTTGTAGAGATCCTAAAAATATTGTAGTTGAATTAGAAAGTGTTCTTGGAACCCCTAAGCAACTTTGGCCTCCAAGTGTTTTAAGAGGTTTATTTGATGCTCTTTTGGAGCTAAAAACAGATTTTTTTGCTTCCATACATAGAGAAGTTCGTGCATGGAATCTGCTTGGGTTTTTTTTGCGTCCAGGTCTTGGATATCCTTTAGATGATTTTCGTATAAAAGAGCTTTGGAAGCTTATTTTAGCAGAATATAAAAAGCAAAAGCCTGTTGATGTTGTTATACAAAGATGGATTTGTTATAGAAGAATTGCAGGAGGCCTTAACAAAGGGCAGCAGTTGCAGCTTGCAAGTGAAGTTTTGCCTGCCTTATTTTTACAGCTTGAACAAAAAAGTGCTTCTAAAAATAAAATGAACCCTTACGAATATGCAGAGAGTCTTCGTTTAATAGCTTCCTTGGAATGCATTAACTTGGATCAAAAAGTACGACTTGGTAATTTGCTAGTCAAACGTGTTGTAGAGGGTAAAGCTTTAGATGTAGATTTATGGGCTATTGGAAGGCTTGGCACAAGAGCGCATCTTACCTCATCTTTTATTCATGCAATACCAAGCAAAATTGTTGCTAGTTGGTTGGAAACTATTTTGGACGTAAAGACAATGGATTTTTCAGCTAAAGTAGATCTCATTGAAAAACTGGCAAGAAAGGTAGAGAGAAAAGAGTTGAATATGCCAGAAGAGCTTATCTCCTCCATTCTTGTGCAAATAGCCCATCATCCTTGCTATGAGAGGTTGTACCATCTTTTAAAAGAAGTGCAAAGTTTAGAGCTTGTAGAGCAAGAAGAACTTTTTGGTGATCAATTGCCCCCTGGTTTAACACTTGTTTTAAATGGAAATTAG